The Sediminispirochaeta smaragdinae DSM 11293 genome has a segment encoding these proteins:
- the tmk gene encoding dTMP kinase yields the protein MKEQKILSGYTVFEGLDGAGTTTQALLLADRCKLKGKAVQLTFEPTASEIGVVIRKVLAGQLPYHPETLARLFVADRYEHLFGKGGILSLLDKHIAVIGDRYLFSSLAYQSLDVDFDIVYEINSMFPLPERLIYIDLAPEECERRMSDRDQRDIFETLALQKRVRERYEHTLDRYVKSGMKIHRLDGALAKEELAEKVWSIVRDGR from the coding sequence ATGAAAGAGCAGAAAATTCTTAGCGGATACACGGTATTCGAGGGCCTCGATGGAGCCGGAACCACTACACAAGCCTTACTCCTTGCCGATCGCTGTAAGCTGAAGGGAAAAGCGGTACAGCTGACCTTTGAACCCACCGCTTCCGAGATCGGCGTAGTCATCAGAAAGGTTCTCGCAGGGCAGCTACCATACCACCCCGAGACCCTTGCCCGACTCTTTGTTGCCGACCGCTATGAACACCTCTTCGGAAAAGGCGGTATCCTCTCATTGCTCGATAAGCATATAGCTGTCATTGGAGATCGTTATCTTTTTTCGAGTTTAGCATACCAATCCCTTGATGTCGATTTCGACATTGTATATGAGATAAATAGCATGTTCCCCCTTCCCGAGCGACTGATCTATATAGACCTCGCTCCCGAAGAGTGCGAACGCCGCATGTCGGATCGTGATCAGCGTGATATCTTCGAAACTCTTGCTTTACAGAAACGGGTGCGTGAACGCTATGAGCATACCCTTGACCGTTATGTCAAGAGCGGGATGAAGATTCATCGTCTCGACGGAGCACTTGCAAAAGAGGAGCTTGCCGAAAAAGTGTGGAGTATTGTGCGCGACGGTCGATAA